The segment TGGCGGGCCGTTCCAGGCCACTTCGCCTACGCTTCGCTTTTCTGACTCCATACAGGACGCCCCACAACCCCGAAGGGGAATCCCTTCGGTTTGGGCTTCTCCCGTTTCGCTCGCCGCTACTCGGGGAATCGAGGTTTCTTTCTCTTCCTCGGGGTACTAAGATGTTTCAGTTCCCCCGGTCTGCCTCTCGCTGCCCTATGGATTCAGGCAGGAGTACCGGCGGTTCGCCGCCGGTGGGTTGCCCCATTCGGAAATCCCCGGATCAAAGCCCGCTTACGGCTCCCCGGGGCATATCGGTGTTCGCCCCGTCCTTCATCGGCTCCTGGCGCCAAGGCATCCACCGTGTGCCCTTTCTAACTTCTCCTCAGTTGCTTCGGTGAAATCTTTCTTGGCTCTCTTCTGTATCCGGTTTTCAAGGTGCATCCAAACCCTTTGAGGGCAAGCATTCCCTCAAAACCGAAGAGCGAAAGGTTCGACCCTGTCTTACCGTTTGTGTATCCGAAGATACTCCGTAGAAAGGAGGTGATCCATCCCCACCTTCCGGTAGGGATACCTTGTTACGACTTCACCCCAATCATCTGCCCCACCTTCGGCGGCTGGTTCCCGAAGGTTACCTCACCGACTTCGGGTGTTGCAGACTCTCGTGGTGTGACGGGCGGTGTGTACAAGGCCCGGGAACGGATTCACCGCGGCATGCTGATCCGCGATTACTAGCGATTCCAGCTTCACGCAGGCGAGTTGCAGCCTGCGATCCGAACTGAGACCGGTTTTTTGGGATTGGCTCCCCCTCACGGGTTCGCTGCCCGTTGTACCGGCCATTGTAGCACGTGTGTAGCCCAGGACATAAGGGGCATGATGATTTGACGTCATCCCCACCTTCCTCCGGCTTTCACCGGCTGTCTCGCCAGAGTGCCCACCATCATGTGCTGGCAACTGACGACAAGGGTTGCGCTCGTTGCGGGACTGAACCCAACATCTCACGACACGAGCTGACGACAACCATGCACCACCTGTCACCGCTGCCCCGAAGGGAAGGTGTATCTCTACACCGGTCAGCGGGATGTCAAGCCCTGGTAAGGTTCTTCGCGTTGCTTCGAATTAAACCACATGCTCCACCGCTTGTGCGGGCCCCCGTCAATTCCTTTGAGTTTCAGCCTTGCGGCCGTACTCCCCAGGCGGAGTGCTTATTGGGTTACCTTCGGCACAGAGGGCGGAAACCCCCAACACCTAGCACTCATCGTTTACGGCGTGGACTACCAGGGTATCTAATCCTGTTCGCTCCCCACGCTTTCGCGCCTCAGCGTCAGTTACAGGCCAGAGAGTCGCCTTCGCCACTGGTGTTCCTCCCGATCTCTACGCATTCCACCGCTACACCGGGAATTCCACTCTCCTCTCCTGCACTCAAGCCCGCCAGTTTCTGATGCCACCCCACGGTTGAGCCGTGGTCTTTCACACCAGACTTAACAGGCCGCCTGCGCGCGCTTTACGCCCAATAATTCCGGACAACGCTTGCCCCCTACGTATTACCGCGGCTGCTGGCACGTAGTTAGCCGGGGCTTTCTCCTCCGGTACCGTCACGTCAAAGGATTGTTCACCCTTCGACCGTTCTTCCCGAAGAACAGAGTTTTACAACCCGAAAGCCGTCCTCACTCACGCGGCGTTGCTCCGTCAGGCTTGCGCCCATTGCGGAAAATTCCCTACTGCTGCCTCCCGTAGGAGTCTGGGCCGTGTCTCAGTCCCAGTGTGGCCGATCACCCTCTCAGGTCGGCTACGCATCGTCGCCTTGGTGAGCCGTTACCTCACCAACCAGCTAATGCGCCGCGGGCCCATCCGCAAGTGACAGCCAAAGGCCGCCTTTCAGCATCCTCCCATGCAGGAAGAGGCATCATCCGGTATTAGCCCCGGTTTCCCGGAGTTATCCCGGTCTTGCGGGCAGGTTGCCCACGTGTTACTCACCCGTCCGCCGCTCCCTGGAAGTTGGAGATTGGAAGTTGGAAATCAGATTCATCCAATCGGCTTCGCCGATTGGTTTCGTCTAACTTCTAACCTCTAATCTCCAACCTCCAGATCGCTCGACTTGCATGTATTAGGCACGCCGCCAGCGTTCGTCCTGAGCCAGGATCAAACTCTTCAATAAAGAGTTGATTGCTCATTTATGACAGGGTCGTTCTTTCGCTCTTCAGTTTTCAAGGAACGCTCGATCTCGCTGTTTCTGCCGCTCCAGGAGGCGAGTGCCTCTCTCGCGGCGACAAGAACTATCTTATCATGCTCCGTCGTTCCTGTCAACAGCTTTTTTATTTTTACTCGTGTCTGCCTCGGATCCGGCCGGTCAGGCCGATCTTGCGGCGACAGATATTAATTTACCACGAACTCCTTCCTTCGTCAACACCTTTTTTCACCTGATGTGGAATCCCGTCTTTTTAACGATGTTTGCGGATCAGACGATATTTTTGTTCAGCATGGGATCCACCGACCACCACCTCTTCCACCCATGCACGGCGCACCAACTCCTCCATCACCTGAGTCACATCGAGGGAGATCTGATCCCGTTCCAATCGACGGTGGATTTCACGCAAGCTCCAGTTGCCGCCTTCGGTGGTAAGCAACTCCAGCAGATACTCGCAATACTGCTCCGGCTTGGTCAACACCGCGTATTCCTCAGCCAGCAGCACAAGTCTCATCCGCTGTTCCAGAGGTTCTTCGCCCGTCGCCAATTCCCTGTATAACTTATAAACCGCCGGATTGATCGGTTTCACCTGTGGCCACAGCCGGAAACGGGGATATTCACCGGATTCGATTGCCGCCAACCGCGCCCAATGGAGGAGGCTTTTTTGAATGGCGAGATAAGCATCGAGCAAATGCCCTTCCTTCAGTAAGAGTTTGCTCTCCAGATGACATTTTAATAATGCGGCAAACTCCAAGCACATTTTTTTACATTTCAATTCCCTGGGAAATGAGAGTAGTCGTTCATGCAGTTTTACAAGTTTGTTCTCCGGGTCATACAAAACCTCCCCTTTCAGCAAGCAGTCGATCACATCTTGCCGTTCCCCCGCAATCACTTCGGCTGTCAATCCCTGTAACGGGATCCGCAGCTCCTTTACCTTCCAGATCTCCGTCATATAGGAAAGTACCGATCTCCCGTTCACCTTCTCATGAAAAACCAACAGGATCAGATCCACCGGTTCCGGAACGGAAGAGGAGTCCAACCCCGCGGGAAGGATGATCGCCCCTTCCACATGGGGATTGCCTTGCAACTGCTTTCTCAATTTCGGATATATGGTTTGGATCATCTTCTCCCCCCATTCCCCATGCGGGTCCAAGGTCTTCACCGGAAACATCGTGATTTAGGTCGTGTTTGATCATGCTGGGGTCGGGATGATGGGATTTCACATTCCGATGCCAAAGTTCTGACAATCCCAAGACACTCCATGGGAAGCCCGACCCTCCCGGTGACGATTTTTTCACAACGTTTCTAGAAGACTTTCGACGGCTGCTGAAGAATTCCTGCTCTCCCTCCATTTTCGGTGAATTTTTCGGGAAAGCTTCATTTTTCTCCCTCAGGTTCCGTGGTATACTGTTGGTTGACATGAAGGAAAAGAGAGCCGACTTCAACCAAGGTTCGGTCAGAGGAGGGAACCCTGTTGTTGTTTGCCAGTAAGATCAACAAATTTCGTACCATCGCCCTCCTGATGATTTTTGTGGGCATGGGCATTATGTACCTCGGTTTTGTATGGCCGGCGGCCATGATGTTATTCTTTATCCTTGGGTTGCTCGGGGTGGGTTCCAGTGTGGCCATCTATTTTTGGGTGGGGATCTTATCCACCCAGGCTCTGCAAGTGGAATGTCCGGAATGCGGGCGAACCACCAAAATCCTCGGGAAGATGGACCAATGCATGTATTGCCGGGCCCATTTGACATTGGACAGGAATTTGGCAACGGAAAAAACCACCCCGGAACCCCCGGGTCAGAACGGTTAGGGTATGTCTGATCATTCAAGTTGTCTAAGGAAAGACGGCACCACCCGGTTTGCATCAAAGCAAGACCCGTCCCGGAAGCGTGGTGAAAACATCGTCATACCCACAGGGCACAAGTCTCGCCAGGGTCGCTTCGCTCCCCGGTCTCGCTATGGGAGGGTTGGGTTTCACATGGAGTGACTTTGGCTCGCAAGAACAACGGAACGCAATGTGAAACCCAATCCCGACCGGTCCCAGCTATGGATTTTCAGACACACTAGAAGCAAATGCCTCCGCTGGGGGCATTTTTTCTGTTGTTACAAGGGGTACACCGACGCAGTCCCGGAAGGATATCAGAGATCTGCTCACCCTGCCGTTTCCGTGGCGGGAATCCGGAACCCTGATCGACAGGGGGTCCATTCGGGAACTGGCCCGGATCGATTTGACCTGATGGAAAATGGAAACCACACAAAAAACCTGCCCTCTGTCTCAGGCAGGTTTCTTAAACTGCTTTTTCTTTTTGGCAGGAATTGCAGACGCCGTAAAATTCCATCCGATGGGTCTCCACCCGGAAGCCGGTTTTTTCTTCGGCTTCCTTCTCCACCTGAAACAAAGGAGGATACTCAAAGTCCACGATCTTGCCACATTCCCGGCAGATGATATGATAGTGCTCTGTCATGTTGGCGTCAAAACGGCTGGAAGCATCACCGTAAGTCAGCTCCCGAACCATGCCCGCTTCCTTGAATACGCGCAGGTTATTGTATACCGTCGCAACACTCATATTGGGGAATTTGTCCTCCAATGCCCTGTAGATCTCATCGGCGGTGGGATGGCCCAGAGAGGTAAGCAAGTATTCCAAAATGGCATACCGCTGCGGCGTCACTCGCACACCTGTCGATTTCAGCACTTCAATCGCCTGATTGACGCGGTTGTTTTCCATTGCCATCACCCCGTTGTGTTCCGCCATCGAAAGGGCAAGAAGTGATTCTTTGATTAGAATATATATAAATAGTCTACTCCCCTTTTGTGGAGTTTGTCAATGGTTCCACATCGTGACGGTTTTTTCCGTACCAGCAAAAGGGAAGCAAATCACACTCTCCGCACTTCGGATTGCGGGCAGTGCAAACCCTGCGTCCGTGCCAGATCAGCCGGTGATGGGTATCGGTCCATTCCGAGCGGGGCACTTTCCGGGTCAATTGTTTCTCCGTTTCCAAAGGTTGGTTGCTGTTGGCCAGGGCCAATCGATTGGAAACCCGAAGTACATGGGTATCCACCGCAAGAGCTGGAACACCGAAAGCGTTGCTCAGCACTACATTGGCTGTTTTTCGCCCCACTCCGGGCAACGCCTCCAGATCCTTCCGTCGCTCCGGCACTTTTCCACCGTGGGTATCCACCAGGATGCGACACGTCAGCAGGATGTTCCGACTTTTGTTGCGGAACAACCCCAGCCCGCGAATCTCCTCTGCCAATTCCTCCTCCGTCAAAGGCAGAAAAGCCTCTGGTGAAGGGTATTTGGCAAACAGCTTTTCCGTCACAATGTTTACCTGACGATCCGTCGATTGGGCAGAAAGGATAGTGGCGATCAAAAGCTCAAACGGATTTCGAAAATGAAGTTCACAATGGGCATCGGGATACATCCTGGCAAGAGTGTCCAGGATTTTTCGTGTCTGCACACGCTTCGGTTTTTTTATCATCCGGTTACCTCCTCAGTATCCCCGATCCAGATCCAAAAGATTTAAATAATCCCCTCTCCCGGAAGTGTACACGCTCAGATTGTGGATGAAAAGATCCAAGGCCCGACTCATATACAGAGGAGACCGGCCTGATATATGGGGAGTGATCAATACATTTTTCAGGGACCAAAAAGGATGGTCCTCAGGGAGAGGCTCCTGTTCAAACACATCCAAAATCGCCCCACCGATCCTCTCCTTGGACAGAGCGTCCAGCAATGCGGCCTCGTCCACCACCGCCCCGCGGGCCATGTTGATCAGACAGGCAGTGGGCTTCATCCAAGCCAGTTCCCGCGCTCCGATGAACCCC is part of the Kroppenstedtia eburnea genome and harbors:
- the nth gene encoding endonuclease III, translating into MIKKPKRVQTRKILDTLARMYPDAHCELHFRNPFELLIATILSAQSTDRQVNIVTEKLFAKYPSPEAFLPLTEEELAEEIRGLGLFRNKSRNILLTCRILVDTHGGKVPERRKDLEALPGVGRKTANVVLSNAFGVPALAVDTHVLRVSNRLALANSNQPLETEKQLTRKVPRSEWTDTHHRLIWHGRRVCTARNPKCGECDLLPFCWYGKNRHDVEPLTNSTKGE
- a CDS encoding nucleotidyltransferase-like protein, with amino-acid sequence MIQTIYPKLRKQLQGNPHVEGAIILPAGLDSSSVPEPVDLILLVFHEKVNGRSVLSYMTEIWKVKELRIPLQGLTAEVIAGERQDVIDCLLKGEVLYDPENKLVKLHERLLSFPRELKCKKMCLEFAALLKCHLESKLLLKEGHLLDAYLAIQKSLLHWARLAAIESGEYPRFRLWPQVKPINPAVYKLYRELATGEEPLEQRMRLVLLAEEYAVLTKPEQYCEYLLELLTTEGGNWSLREIHRRLERDQISLDVTQVMEELVRRAWVEEVVVGGSHAEQKYRLIRKHR
- the perR gene encoding peroxide-responsive transcriptional repressor PerR, which codes for MENNRVNQAIEVLKSTGVRVTPQRYAILEYLLTSLGHPTADEIYRALEDKFPNMSVATVYNNLRVFKEAGMVRELTYGDASSRFDANMTEHYHIICRECGKIVDFEYPPLFQVEKEAEEKTGFRVETHRMEFYGVCNSCQKEKAV
- a CDS encoding DUF2614 family zinc ribbon-containing protein, whose translation is MLFASKINKFRTIALLMIFVGMGIMYLGFVWPAAMMLFFILGLLGVGSSVAIYFWVGILSTQALQVECPECGRTTKILGKMDQCMYCRAHLTLDRNLATEKTTPEPPGQNG